In a single window of the Nicotiana tomentosiformis chromosome 10, ASM39032v3, whole genome shotgun sequence genome:
- the LOC138900278 gene encoding uncharacterized protein: MNCVMRFGKKGKLSPRYIGPFEILKKIGYVAYELALSPSLSVVYPVFHVSMLRKYVRDLSHVLDFNTVQLDGNLTYDVELVDILDRQVQKLRSKNIASMKVQ; this comes from the coding sequence atgaattgtgttatgaggtttgggaagaagggaaagttgagtcctaggtatattggaccttttgaaatacttaagaagattggatatgtggcttatgaacttgcattgtcgCCTAGTCTATCAGTTGtttatccagtgtttcatgtatccatgcttcgaaagtatgttagagatctgtctcatgttttggatttcaatacagtgcagttggatggtaatttgacttatgatgtggagttggTGGACATTTTGGACcgacaggttcaaaagttgagatcaaagaacatagcttcaatgAAAGTGCAGTGA
- the LOC138900279 gene encoding uncharacterized protein: MDGAAKNYDITILYHPGKANMVADALSRKVVSMGSLAFIHGGDRTLAVEVQALANQFLRLDVSEPSRVLARVVSRSSLYDRIREHRYDDPHLLVLKDTVQYGDVKDVTIGDNRMLRM, from the coding sequence atGGATGGAGCTGCTAAaaactatgatattactattttgtatcatcccgggaaggccaatatggtggctgatgccttgagtagaaaggtggtgagtatgggtagccttgcattcattcatgGTGGTGATAGGACTCTTGCAGTTGaagttcaggccttggccaaccagtttttgagattagatgtttcggagcccagtcgggttctagctcgtgtggtttctcgatcttccttatatgaccgcatcagagagcaccgatatgatgatcctcatttgcttgtcctgaaggacactGTTCAGTACGGTGATGtcaaagatgttactattggagataatAGGATGTTGAGAATGTAG